The Molothrus ater isolate BHLD 08-10-18 breed brown headed cowbird chromosome 29, BPBGC_Mater_1.1, whole genome shotgun sequence nucleotide sequence ATCACACCCATTTTTCCACCCGAACATCCAAGGGGGACATGGCTTCCAAACCACGTTCACATTCTTCAGAAATTGTTTCTCCAGTGATTTCAGTCACTGCAGGTGATGGATCAGACCCTCAAAGGTACAAAATTCTGCTTGAAATTGAGCTGAGCGCCTCCATTTAATAAAAACTTCAACATCCTGCACAACcgccctgctgggctgggctgggaaggtTCTGGAAtgtggcttttttcccttttttttccctttaggtTGGCAAGGGgaaattttggggtttatttcccctttcccagACTCTTCACTCTCCCAAATTCCCTTCCTCCACCCCTCCTGCTCCATGTCCATTTGCATTGCGGGATTAATAGATAAAATAGATAGAATAGATAAAATAGATTGAATAGATAAAATAGATTGAATAGATTGAATACTTTAAATAGATTAAATGGATTAAATAGATTGAATAGATTAAATAGATTACATAGTCTGTTGATGGTAGATACAGAATACAAATCCCTTACATATGTTTcaataaaaacagtttttaacTGGCTTTTAAACcccatatttttaattgatattGCATCAATTTCACACCATAATAAAATTGTGATAGCACAGAAACATTATGCGTAACATTTTTATCAGAAAGTGCCATATCTGGGGTGTCACTTAAGCTGACCACAAGgtcatttttatattaaaaaaactagaaaaaatcAGTCTGATCATAAATACAACTGCAGCTGTTCTGCGGCGCGGAACGCCGCCGCCCTTGGGTTCCTCACGGATCCCAGGGAACAGCTTATCCCACCAGTCCCTCTGGTTAATTGTTTGGAAAATTTACCCATGGAAACCTCTtttccagcccaggctcctcTCGGTCTGGGACATTTTCATTCcccagctttcatttttttggcGTTTCTGCCTCGGGCTGCAGGCGGGAAGGGGCCCCAGCAAAGCTCCTCTGCCGCCCATgaccagggaatggctggagccttgccagggaggtttgggcTGGATTCTTCTGGAAAATTcctcccccagagggtgctgggcactgcccaggctccccagggaatgggcacggcaccagggctgctccaggagcgTTTGGGTGGCGCTCCCAGGGATGTTCTGGGGTTTTGAGGTGactgtgcaggaccaggagctggattGGATCCCCTTCCAACGAGGATATTTTAGGATTCTATTCCATCTTTTTGCTGAACTCTTCTCCTCCCAAATTTGTAAATTTgcaagtaaataatttttaataaactttaaACAAagcataaaacattttaatataaaaccCCACCTCTTTTGCCTGTTGTGTGGACATTTGGACTGGCTCCACACCTGAATGTCAAGAACATTCCCTGGACCTCCTCAAATATTTATATCTCAGCTCCaggattatttaattttcaaatagattttatttggtggttttatttttcttggatCTTTTTTGGTTGCCACAGTGGCAAGTGTTGCTTCTGCCATATTAATATTCATTCAGATTCTCAAGAGTTTCAGAGATGCCAAATAGGGGACAATATCTAAAATCTCTCAAGCTTAAACACCACAATTGTACTTTTAAATACAGAGGTGGGATAAACAAACTGGGGGAAAACATACTAGAAAGAGAAATAGATTTGAGAACCTGTTCAGTGCTTCTCAAGAGTATAAAAAccaatgaaattatttttatcagaTGAGTTGTGGTGACTTTTGGACGCacattttcctctgtgaaaTCCTTGCATAGATTTTCACATAATTCTGCCCCAAGGGGAGgtaaaaaggagagaaaaaccaCAACGAAACTCAAAATCAGATGCAACATCAGTTTACTGACAAACAGTCAAGCAGCATTCAgcaaaaacaaagggaaaaatatatatttatgaagggaaaagaaaccaTTCCAACTGAGAGACAGAAAGCAAGACTCCACCTTTCCTTAATACCGGAATAAAACCCCTCCACTGACTGTTGGCAATCACAGCATCAAACCACCGTGAAATGCAAAATCAGAGACAAGGAAACTCTTCCAAAGCAGGATTTTCAAGGCTGAAACAGGCTGGCCACGAGACCAGACAGcacctccctccttccctccttgtcaggagggcaggaggggcccCGAGGCCTCTGGAAaggctggccagcagctccaggggacaCTTGGCCTGCGGAGGCACTTGCTGGACGCGCGGCCCGGCTCTAGCAGGGCAGGCACCTGCGGCCGCAGTAGCGGCCACCGAGGCCGGAGAGCCCCGAGAGCCCAAAGCCCCCCGAGTTGATGGGCACTCCCTCCTCGCTGAGGATGCTGCCCACGGCGGCGGAGGTGGAGGATCCCACGGCggtgttctgggggaaggagctgaggatgggcccGGGCAGGGTGACCACCACGGGCGAGGGCTGGATGACCACGCGGGAGTCCTGGCACTGGCGCACACAGGGCTCGTTGCAGCTGTTGGCCAGCGGGGTGGGGCCGCAGGGCCGGCACAGGTCGTagcaggacatggctggggctggaggagaacCTGCAGAAGGCAGGGAAAGCACCCACGGGCTGTGAGGCGCACAGGGAGATGCTGCTCACAGGAGGAAACACAGCCTGGGCAGAAGGGACAGCCTGGAGAGGGAGCAAGGGAGGAACCCAACA carries:
- the LOC118696069 gene encoding feather keratin 1, whose product is MSCYDLCRPCGPTPLANSCNEPCVRQCQDSRVVIQPSPVVVTLPGPILSSFPQNTAVGSSTSAAVGSILSEEGVPINSGGFGLSGLSGLGGRYCGRRCLPC